A section of the Chloroflexota bacterium genome encodes:
- the ggt gene encoding gamma-glutamyltransferase, with protein MDDGAWRLDDGSRPGPVESLGLNGMVASAHPVAAAIGVSVLQQGGNAIDAAIAVAAAEGVVLPASCGLGGDAFVLVYDPKAGGVTGFNGSGVAGAHASRERYAEAGLTKMPLDGIHSISVPGAVAVYETLWKRYGSRPWADLWQPAVKLAADGVVLNSRVPKWIGGRAGVLGSFKWSAEQYLPGGAPPKPGTKWAAPNLASSLRAVAEGGAETFYRGALAARILAYLDSEGGPFVADDFARQTCEVYTPIQTAYRGVTVCQTNPVSQGFLMLEQLNIVEGLGLDGLGLLSADRLHNLVEAKKLAFDDRNEVAGDPLFVNWDLYRLISKEHAASRRASIDRERAMTPAPSLVGEHNADTSYFCVVDGNGMAVSFIHSLSAAFGSGVVAGDTGITLNNRAGRGFSLQAGHPNVVAPGRRTMHTLNAYLCLKDGKPWLVGGTPGGDQQTQVNTQVLTSIVDQGLTVREALEAPRWFSFPGTDPATIDQNMVIRMESRVPEATRSELEARGHVLEVLSPWGGGGAVQLIELDQASGVLRGASDPRAGGAALGV; from the coding sequence ATGGACGACGGCGCATGGCGGCTGGACGACGGCAGTCGGCCGGGACCAGTCGAGTCGCTCGGCCTGAACGGCATGGTGGCATCGGCGCACCCGGTGGCGGCGGCCATCGGCGTGAGCGTGCTGCAGCAGGGCGGCAACGCCATCGACGCCGCCATCGCCGTGGCGGCGGCCGAGGGTGTGGTGCTGCCGGCCTCCTGCGGCCTGGGCGGCGACGCCTTCGTGCTGGTCTACGATCCGAAGGCCGGCGGCGTCACCGGCTTCAACGGCAGCGGCGTTGCTGGCGCACACGCCTCCCGCGAGCGGTACGCCGAGGCCGGGCTGACGAAGATGCCGCTCGACGGCATCCACTCGATCTCGGTGCCGGGCGCCGTCGCCGTCTACGAGACGCTCTGGAAGCGGTACGGCAGCCGTCCCTGGGCCGACCTCTGGCAGCCGGCCGTCAAGCTGGCGGCTGACGGCGTCGTGCTGAACTCGCGGGTGCCGAAGTGGATCGGCGGGCGGGCGGGCGTGCTGGGCAGCTTCAAGTGGTCCGCCGAGCAGTACCTGCCGGGTGGCGCGCCGCCGAAGCCGGGCACGAAGTGGGCCGCCCCGAACCTTGCCAGCAGTCTGCGGGCCGTGGCGGAAGGTGGAGCGGAGACGTTCTATCGCGGGGCGCTGGCCGCCAGGATCCTGGCCTACCTCGACAGCGAGGGCGGCCCGTTCGTGGCCGACGACTTCGCGCGCCAGACCTGCGAGGTCTACACCCCGATCCAGACGGCCTACCGTGGCGTGACGGTCTGCCAGACGAACCCGGTCTCGCAGGGCTTCCTGATGCTGGAACAGTTGAACATCGTCGAGGGGCTGGGGCTGGACGGACTGGGGCTGCTCAGCGCCGACCGCCTCCACAACCTCGTCGAGGCCAAGAAGCTGGCGTTCGACGACCGCAACGAGGTGGCCGGCGATCCGCTGTTCGTGAACTGGGATCTGTACCGGCTGATCTCGAAGGAGCACGCGGCCAGCCGCCGCGCCAGCATCGACCGCGAGCGAGCGATGACGCCAGCGCCATCGCTCGTCGGCGAGCACAATGCGGATACCTCGTACTTCTGTGTGGTGGACGGCAACGGCATGGCCGTCTCGTTCATTCACAGTCTGTCGGCGGCGTTCGGCAGCGGCGTCGTGGCCGGGGACACCGGCATCACGCTCAACAACCGGGCCGGGCGCGGCTTCAGCCTCCAGGCCGGCCACCCGAACGTCGTCGCGCCCGGCCGCCGTACCATGCACACGCTCAACGCCTACCTCTGCCTCAAGGACGGCAAGCCGTGGCTGGTGGGCGGCACCCCGGGCGGCGACCAGCAGACCCAGGTCAACACCCAGGTGCTGACCTCGATCGTGGATCAGGGGCTGACGGTCCGCGAAGCGCTCGAAGCACCCCGCTGGTTCAGCTTCCCCGGGACGGACCCGGCCACCATCGACCAGAACATGGTGATCCGCATGGAGAGCCGCGTCCCCGAGGCCACTCGCTCCGAGCTGGAGGCGCGCGGCCACGTGCTGGAGGTGCTCTCGCCGTGGGGCGGCGGCGGCGCGGTGCAGCTCATCGAGCTGGATCAGGCGAGCGGCGTCCTGCGGGGCGCGAGCGATCCGCGGGCCGGGGGCGCGGCGCTCGGCGTCTGA
- a CDS encoding GNAT family N-acetyltransferase, with protein sequence MPDPGRLRPKPAPRPDASLMQATIPCPELNAFLYRAVGKDYFWTDRLPWSDEEWRRWVDGVQTWIGYVGGTPCGYFELQDRHTPEGHAVNIVLFGLLPWAIGQGLGGWLLTQAIERAWALGPNVVTVNTCSLDGPHALPNYQARGFAVQRIVTGAANLGGDS encoded by the coding sequence ATGCCCGATCCTGGCCGGCTGCGCCCGAAGCCGGCCCCGCGTCCGGACGCCTCGCTGATGCAGGCGACGATCCCCTGCCCGGAGCTGAACGCCTTCCTCTACCGGGCCGTCGGCAAGGACTACTTCTGGACAGATCGGCTGCCCTGGTCAGACGAGGAGTGGCGTCGCTGGGTGGATGGCGTCCAGACCTGGATCGGCTATGTTGGCGGCACCCCCTGCGGCTACTTCGAGCTGCAGGACCGCCACACGCCCGAGGGGCACGCGGTGAACATCGTGCTGTTCGGGCTGTTGCCCTGGGCCATCGGGCAGGGGCTGGGCGGCTGGCTGCTGACGCAGGCCATCGAGCGGGCCTGGGCGCTCGGCCCGAACGTCGTGACGGTCAACACCTGCAGCCTGGACGGCCCGCACGCGCTCCCGAACTACCAGGCGCGCGGCTTCGCCGTCCAGCGGATCGTCACCGGCGCGGCGAACCTGGGCGGCGATTCGTAG